The Mycosarcoma maydis chromosome 17, whole genome shotgun sequence DNA window GGAGGAGCGAGCTGAGGTACAGATTGGGTAGTGGCACCTCGACTTGGGTGCCGACAAGGGACGACGCGGGCAGAACGagcgtcgtcgagatcaGAGATGCTGGGTCTGTCCGCGTTGCCAGTTGGGTTTGCAGAATGCTGGCATGCGATGAGGCGCCAATCACCTGGTTGGGTCGCAACCCACTTTGCCGACGCAGTTGAGCCGCTCCGATCACGTACGGTAGAAACTGAAAGTCGTCTAAGCCCCATACGCCGTGCGAACCGGCGGGCTCCAGGCCATACCGATCCTGTAACTTCCACACTACCATCAGATATAATGGGAAAATGTCCAGGCCTATCCTCTCCTCCACCTGTATATCTGCCAGAGTCTCGTCCTGCTCTTGTTCTTCCGAGGCATCAAAGAATCCCAGCCGATACAGAAAGCATAGCCACGCAAAAAACGCGAGCTCATGTCCAGACCCGTAGTCGATGCGCGTGAAGCTGCCGAACGAATCCAATAGATACACTCTCAGCTCGACTGCAAAAGCGTGCAGGCGAGATGGCAGGAGATCGCTCAAGAGCGAATCGATGCGCTCTTCCAAACGAGCGccccaatcacgaaatgCTAGGTTACCGAAACGTTGCGGTTTCTCGTGTGGTTCGATCTCTTGTGTCCACGAATCGAGCTCCCACAGCAACGAGACCAGTTTATCCACCGGTGTAACCGGAGCGTCCGTGGAGCGAGTGGGCAGACGCGTTGGTTTGCCGACGCAAGCCTCGCAGACGCGCTGTAGGAACAAGGTGTAGATCGAGTAGGCGGCCGATGCCTTCCATGCCTCAACATCGGTCTCGGACGTGATCTTCTTGACGGGCGtgacgatgctgttgaGTGTCGAGGCAGAGACGCGGATGCGCGGCAGCGCGCAAAGCGACTGCGAGTCGAgagtggcggtggtggacgacgaggcagcGGGCGAAGATGTAGTGGGcgtcgcagctgcttgcgtcCGCCGTAGCGCGGGTGGGATCATCGGCATGACGGCCACGTAGCGATGGCTTCGAACGACGTGGTTGTGTGCGAGAGACAAgcaacgccaatcgtgaatatccAGGTCAGGTCCGTGGCCAGTTCAGGGTCTTTCTTGCTAGTCACGACAGTACGTCCAACTGGTGACTGTGTTGGATTTTTCTCTGAGGTGGAGGTTGGCCAACTCAGCACGTTGAAACCAACCACGAACTCGAGCTGGCACGGTGACGCACTCACTCTCCAACATCTTCTGGAtgctttcgtgtttcacgtttgttcttgatcaacatcaaccgcagccgcagagcagcagcgacgaacCATGTCGGAGCAGTTGAAATGGTCGAGTTCCAGGGTAGCTCAGCAACGCTCTGCACAGCCACCGTCTGCGAAGGGTACGCAACAAAGTCGATGGGCAACAAACAACTTGGCCAATACCACTGCTACGAGCTCGCACACTGGCactgcggctgctgcttgttcttcttctacatcatcatcatggCGGTCTGCACGCAGCGATAAtgcggcagcatcgagcagtGTATGGCGAACGACTCGACAAGAGGTGCAACCGCAGCGTTCCAAACATAACGCCAATACTGGATCCTCGACATCAAGATGGGCGTCCTCGGCTTGCGCAACTGGACGTGGACCAGATGGCTCGATAGCGACGCTCACAGATACGCTTTCACACACAAGCCTTGCATCGCAACGTCCATGCCAATCGACGCATGGGACTGCTCCAACACCTTCGCAACGCGCACGCAGCATCAGCCGGAATGATGGGCTTAGCGTGCGCGATCACACGCGTCCACTCGGAGGCAAGCCGCTCGACCGGCTCGAACTGCTCGCGTCTCCGTCGCGTGGACTCGACTCCCACTCGTCTCTCTGCACCGACCTCTCGATGCAGGGCAGCATGGACCTCACCTCTGCGTCGGTGCAGCTTGAATTGCGCCAGTACATCGGTACGCGCATCACCACGAGCGCAATGCGTCTTGTCACCTCGCAACCGCGATTACGCGTGTTGGACTCGGACTACTATGTGTTGACGAACAATCAAACACAAGTGGTGGGCgcagccgaggaggagctccAACAAATCCTTCTGCTCGTGCGCAAGCTTCGCGAGGCACTAGTAGCGAGTAAGCGCATCGATGCATTCGCGGTCGAGGTGTACGAGCTGTCGACGTACCTCGCGTTGCTGTGTGCGGATGTGCCACAGTTGATCGCGAGTCTACCGCGGTTGGTGAATGAGCTGTACCCGCTTACGGATGTAAAGGACGACCAGGAGGTGGGCAGCGACGTGCGGGAGTTAACGTCGCACTTGGGTCTTGCGACACACGCGGTGGCAGAGCACAGGAGAATGCGAATCGTCTCACTGCACCTGCTGCAAATCCTGTGTCTCGGCGGTCGAGCGACGCGGTTGGGCCAGTACACGAAAGACTCGACGCGCGTGCTGGAGCCTCTGTACCGCGGACTGCAAGAATATAGGATGGTGAAGCAGAAGCTGTTGCATATCTACGTCGATCTGCACGAGCATGTGCCAGTGTGCGACGCAGCATACAAAGCGTTACGCGACATAGATCCGTTTCGgctctcgagcttgttgcaCGAGGAACGCCAACAAACGGCGTACAGCGTGGATGCGTGGCAGAGGCTGGTCCTATTGCAGATTGTGGAGCCGCTCAGAAATGCTGCTTGGGCTGTGGCGAGGAGGGCGTATTTGCAACTGCCAGTGGATGCGCACCTCAAGCATCTGATCGAAAGCGGCGCAGCGCACAAACAGGATCAGGAACAAgatcagcaacagcaacagcaacagcaacagcatcaagaGGATAGTGAGGGCGGCCGGTTCTTGAGCGAactgcttctgctcgacatcgacgTTTTTCCTCGAGCCACATCAGAGCATCTGCAAGAGAACAAACCGACACGAAACGAGACACCGGACGAATGGGATGCAGACGACAATCCAGACACATACGCGCACCCAAGCAGCCACATTCAACAGCACGATCTTCGGCTCGATACGTTTCTGACCACACAATTCGACTCGTCGCTTGCGTCCCGACTCACGTCTACCCATTCTGGGCATGCGATCAAACTTCGCTAAGCCAcacttgcttgcttgcttgcttcacCTGCGATTTCGTCTTAGCTAGAGGGTACTAGATTCAATCAGACTTGGGTTGGACAAACGCCAATGCGCTCTCGCAGCTCTCGGCGGGTTTGACACTCAACTGGGCCAAGGCCAacttggcgttggcgtcaATGACAAAGTGGCTTCTCTTGGTCTTGTCGTTGGAGCCGGTGAGAGCTTTGATGAGGAGACGCTGTGGGTCCGAGATGAGGTTGTAGGGGAGCGACAATTTGGACTTCCACGAAGAGAGCGAGCTGGGCGCGTCGTTCGAGAGGCCGTAGACGGTGTAGTTGGCGCGGGTGAAAGCGGCGTGGTTGTCGCGGTATAGTTTGGCCTGGGTGGTGCAGCCGGAAGTGTTTGCGCGGGGATAGCTGTGATACAAGGTGCAAACGGAACCGATGCGTCAGGTGTGTGGACGAGCTAGCGTCGATATGGCCGAGACTTACGAGAACAGGACGACATTCTTGAGTGTCGCAGTGTCGAGTTCGGATGAATCGTCCAGTTTGAGTTTCAACGACGGCAGCGCGtcgccgatctcgagcacTTTCGCGATGCTTGCCGGCTGCGAATCGAGCTTCGCTCTCTTGTCGCCAGCGTTGGACGACGCCGCCTTGCGCTTGACCGCCACTGGAGCGCGAGCActtgcgctcgcgctcgctgccgGTTTGCCTGCATTCCGTGCACTCCGCCTTGGACCCGTCGCTTCTGTAGTCATACCTGCTATCGTATCCCAATCTAGCATGTGCGACTAGTAACAAGTCACGATAGCTCAACCCCGAATCGGTAATTGTGAATACGCCATCCATCATACATGCAAAGCCAAATCCTACACTCGGCTCACCTAGCTTCGTCATGGCTCGCCTCTCGCCCGTGCTCAACCAAGCTTTGACGCGAAAATCACAAACACGAatacgaatcacgaatccgatTCACGCTGAAAACGCGAGACCGcccttcgtgattcacgattcacgattcacgattcacgattcacgattcacatttcCGCGACACGCTCGTTTCTGAACACGACATGCACGATAGACACGATTCCGGCACTTTAGCAAGCCGCCATGCAGTCAGCTATTACATCACGCACCGCGAAACGGGCAAGGTGATGCGAGGTGTTGTGTTGATTTTGTACAAAGTGTCTACGACTCACGACGCAAGTGCGTCTGTGTTGCCATTGTGTCGAGACGAAAGCCTCGAAATCAGGACGAACCCTTGGCCTTGTTCAACAGATTGCGCACTAGTCTGCGCTTACCACTGTCACTCGTGGGCTGCTGATCAGCTCTCGAGACAGCCATCGAGTCCTCAGTCGACCCGCGACTGTGGCCATGATCATCGGTGCTGCCGCCTAGCGAGGTGTGGCTTGGCGTCTGTGAgtgcatcgacgacgaagtAGCGCTCCGCAGCATGTTGAGACTCGGCCTTCTAAGCCCTTCCCATCGACCTGACgtcgctcgatctcgattTGCCTCGTCGTCAGGACTTAGCATACCGTCGCCTGCACGCGACCGACTCCACATGCCAGAATCAGGCAGGAGCATTCCACCGTGGCCAACGGTACTCGCTCCTTCGGCACTCGACCGCGGTGCGTTGATCGACTCTTTCTGGGGTGGTCGAGGCGGCGCTGggctcgccgagctgctgcctgtgcctgtgccACTGCCAGCTGCCGACGCcgaagccaaagccgaaTTCGGCAGGCGCTCGAGTCTAGAAGCAACGTACGAGCTCAGCTCGGTCGGCAACGAAGGACTGTGGCGATGTCGGCTGCCGGGCGAATTGGCGAACTTGTCGAGCGTCGTCTTGGCGCTGCCAAGCACGGGCGTCTTGggatcgtcttcgtcgtcgtcatccatTTCGACTGCAACTGcaactgctgctgctgctgttgttggtgTTGTTGCCATCGTTGCGTCACCGCCTGGCGCCGCACTGCCGAGCGCAAGGCCCGAAGCAGAACTCAACAGGACAGGTTTGTGACGACGTCGAGACTGGTCTTTGGGT harbors:
- a CDS encoding uncharacterized protein (related to RRD1 - Resistant to Rapamycin Deletion (protein phosphatase 2A regulator activity)); amino-acid sequence: MPMIPPALRRTQAAATPTTSSPAASSSTTATLDSQSLCALPRIRVSASTLNSIVTPVKKITSETDVEAWKASAAYSIYTLFLQRVCEACVGKPTRLPTRSTDAPVTPVDKLVSLLWELDSWTQEIEPHEKPQRFGNLAFRDWGARLEERIDSLLSDLLPSRLHAFAVELRVYLLDSFGSFTRIDYGSGHELAFFAWLCFLYRLGFFDASEEQEQDETLADIQVEERIGLDIFPLYLMVVWKLQDRYGLEPAGSHGVWGLDDFQFLPYVIGAAQLRRQSGLRPNQVIGASSHASILQTQLATRTDPASLISTTLVLPASSLVGTQVEVPLPNLYLSSLLRIHVLKRGPFHEHSPLLNDIASSVPNWLKVYFGMLKMYAAECLAKKVVVQHFAFGGVGWVWTHQAHSELPRLATPSAPVAARRHLPLGGIQGNMTSMGVPTPRITRPPATPDSFDHPLRLPPRSTPSRPSTTPSVPPLAASTRPAPKPE
- a CDS encoding uncharacterized protein (related to DOT5 - nuclear thiol peroxidase), giving the protein MTTEATGPRRSARNAGKPAASASASARAPVAVKRKAASSNAGDKRAKLDSQPASIAKVLEIGDALPSLKLKLDDSSELDTATLKNVVLFSYPRANTSGCTTQAKLYRDNHAAFTRANYTVYGLSNDAPSSLSSWKSKLSLPYNLISDPQRLLIKALTGSNDKTKRSHFVIDANAKLALAQLSVKPAESCESALAFVQPKSD